From the genome of Salvelinus fontinalis isolate EN_2023a chromosome 20, ASM2944872v1, whole genome shotgun sequence, one region includes:
- the LOC129817869 gene encoding protein c-Fos-like — protein MYPDSSPNYNVSSSSSSSSSSSSTRSSSLASPTGDIPACSQRSESSLTSASSVDSSTSQTVCGETDCPRQSPFVPTVTAISAFSDLQWMVQPTTVISASASPSSPSSGAKPTRAHGATQSSSRAGGSKEQSTNKKGKKQATSEEDERRKIRRERNKVAAAKCRNRRRELTDTLQAETDQLEEDKEALQTEIAHLLKEKESLEQILSAHQPACKLAAAEDNNVEEDIDEDIDEDIDEDIDRMLQDPPDSPQLLSILENEDKLQLPEGNATLVTVSDTPLLQDMETVVVPSSISISASAILGNSNILLCSSAEEEPMDDLNFDHDALDDLVPSLELNMAVAPQNAPSVPDIDLLGGPFCLSDWETLYKSVSNNLEPLCTATMMSSSDSPTCSSYRSVFSLNYSEIDSLAGTGVATPALRPSKEVLMVDLI, from the exons ATGTATCCAGACTCGAGCCCAAACTACAATGTCTCGAGCTcgtccagcagcagcagcagcagcagcagcacgagAAGCAGCAGTTTAGCATCGCCTACCGGAGACATACCCGCGTGCAGTCAGCGGTCTGAAAGCTCACTCACGAGCGCATCATCAGTAGACAGCAGTACGTCTCAG ACTGTCTGCGGTGAAACAGACTGTCCACGGCAGTCTCCCTTTGTTCCTACAGTGACTGCAATCTCAGCCTTCTCGGATCTGCAGTGGATGGTCCAACCGACCACCGTCATCTCAGCAtctgcctccccctcctccccctccagcgGCGCAAAGCCTACAAGAGCTCATGGCGCAACCCAGTCATCTTCAAGAGCAGGAGGGAGCAAGGAACAATCCACCAACAAGAAAGGGAAAAAACAG GCTACATCggaagaggatgagaggaggaagatcaggagagagaggaataaagtGGCCGCGGCCAAGTGTCGCAACAGACGGAGGGAGCTCACCGACACCCTGCAAGCC GAAACTGATCAGCTTGAAGAGGACAAAGAGGCCTTGCAGACAGAGATAGCCCACCtcctgaaagagaaagagagtctgGAACAGATCCTATCCGCCCACCAGCCAGCCTGCAAACTAGCCGCCGCTGAAGACAACAACGTGGAAGAAGACATCGATGAAGACATCGACGAAGACATCGACGAAGACATCGACCGCATGCTCCAGGACCCTCCGGATTCCCCCCAGCTGCTCTCCATCTTGGAGAACGAAGACAAACTCCAACTCCCAGAGGGAAATGCAACACTAGTGACTGTGTCCGACACTCCTTTGCTTCAGGACATGGAAACTGTTGTGGTTCCTTCGAGCATCTCCATCTCTGCGTCGGCCATCTTGGGTAACTCCAACATCCTGCTGTGCTCCAGCGCTGAGGAAGAACCCATGGATGACCTAAACTTCGACCACGATGCCTTAGACGATCTGGTCCCTAGCCTGGAACTCAACATGGCTGTGGCCCCTCAGAACGCCCCGTCTGTCCCCGACATCGACCTCCTCGGGGGCCCCTTTTGCCTCTCAGACTGGGAGACTCTGTACAAGTCGGTGTCCAACAATCTGGAGCCTCTCTGCACCGCCACGATGATGTCTTCCAGTGACAGTCCTACCTGTAGCAGTTACCGCTCTGTGTTTAGTTTGAATTACTCCGAGATAGACTCTTTGGCGGGGACAGGAGTTGCAACTCCAGCTCTGAGGCCCTCAAAGGAGGTGTTGATGGTAGATCTGATTTGA